The Methanocella arvoryzae MRE50 DNA window AAAGTAACATGCAGATCAGCAGCGTGGTGGACAGCACAGGCAAAAGCCACAGCTACTACATAGATGGCGGCCAGATCAAGACCCAGGACTACGATTTAAGGCCGGGCGATCACATCGGCCTCACGATTTATTCGACGCTGCCGAACTTCATCTACAAGTCGAATATTGAGGGGTACGGCATCGTCTCATTCACCCCGCCATGGTGGGACATGACCATCAGTGATACGAGTGTGAAGTACGTGCTGCCTGCGGAGATCAACGTCAGCGAAGTTTTTACGGGTAACAGGGAGTACTCCGGCATCGGGACCGAGAACGGCCGCACCATCGTCTACTTCAACAGCACACATTTATCCAATAACCAGCAGTTCGACACAGCAGTCAGCTTCCCGGAGAGGTACCTGGCCCCGGGAGCCGTGACCTCCAAGGACGATTACACGCCCCCAGTCTACACTACGGGCGATGACGACGGCGTCGGCGCCTTCTTCACGGACGTCTGCTGCTCTTCAGGCTGTTTACCCTTCATCGGCATCGGCCTGATCATCATTTTCAGCATCATCGCCTCAGGCAACCGCAAGCAATATTCTCCCCCGGTCGTCAGCATGGACGGGGTGGGCGTCAACAAGGACCTCGACCCGGTCGAGGCTGCGATGCTCCTGCGCATCGACCCGAGGCGCATCCTGACCATGATCATGTTCGACCTGATGAAAAAAGGCAACATCAAGCTCATTTCTACTGAGCCGATCAGGCTGGAGCCGGTCTCCCGCAAAGATCTGAACTACTACGAGGCAGCCTTCATGGACGCCATCATAAAGGATGCGCTGGACGAAGACCGGCTGGTCAGGTGCTTCAAACTTCTGGCACAGAGAGTGGTCGACAAGACCAGGCCGTTCTGCCGCAAGGACACGGAAGCCTACTACAGGCAGAAGATCGAGGAGAAGTGGGACGACGTCAAGGCAGTGGACACGCCGGAGCTGAAACTGCAGAAGTACGACACGGCCATGCTCTGGCTCATGGCGGACGAGCAGTTCGCCACGAAGACGAAGGACTACCTCAGGGCTCCCGGATGGAACACGATGACCATTCCGGCGTACTACTGGTGGTATCCCTACTACTTCGGGCACCAGCAGACCGCTACGACTCCGACGACTTCCGCCACTACGGATGCCATGAGACCGCAGACTGGCACGACTGTCAGCCAGCCGCAGCAGCCGACCAATCAGACCACTTCGAGCGTGGAGGCGTTTGCGAACAAGGTGAGCAACTCGGTCGAGACCATGTCCGCGGGCGTCGTAGGGAGCATAGAATCGTTCCTGGGAGTCCGCAACGCTGCGAATGCGCCGCCGGCTCAGCCTGCACCGGCCCGGCAGGGCGGGACGTCGTGCGCCTGCGTCTCGTGCGCCTGCGCCTGCGCTCATTGTGCCTGCGCCTGTGCCTGCGCGGGCGGAGGAGGGGGATGCACATGAAGACCGCAAAGATCAACAACGCCAAACTGCACTTGAGAGAGGAGAGCGACGGCTCGGGGCTTTTAGTCATAAACGCCTCGCGCATACTCTACCTGGACCGTATCGGCTCCGACTACGTCAAATACTACATCCACTACAACAGCCACAAGCCCCTCGTAGGGAGCATCCGGGACAACGTCGTCCTTAGAGTGATGATGAAGTACAAGGTCGGCAAGAAGACGGCCGAACAGGACTACGATCGGCTCATGAACTCCGTCTGGGGCGTCGCCTCGGGCAACACCTGCCCCTTCTCCAGCCTTGACGTCAAAGTGAGAACGCCGGAGTACGGCGACCTGAAATCACCGCTACGCATCGACCTCGCCTTAACGTACAGGTGCAACAACAACTGCGGCCACTGCTACGCGGGCGGGCCCAGGCAGACAAAAGAGCTCTCCACGAAGGAGTGGAAGCAGATCATCGACAAGGCGCAGAAGTTCGAGGTCCCAAACATCGTCTTCACTGGCGGCGAATCCCTGCTTCGCGAAGATCTAGAAGAGTTGATAGCCCAGGCCGAGAAGCTGGGTATTGTCACCGGCCTGATCACTAACGGTAGGCTGCTCACCAAAGAGCGGGTAGCGAAGCTGAAGAAGGCGGGGCTGGACTACACCCAGATCACCATAGAGTCCCCGGACAGGACGATCCACAACGCCATGTGCAAAGTGGACTGCTACGACGAGACGGTGGCGGGAATCAAGAACTCAGTACAGGAACTGTTCACCACCACCAATACGACGATTACCCGGGCCAACAAGGCGACCATACTCGATCTGGTGCCTTTCCTCTCTAAGCTGGGAGTAAAGCGCTTCGGCCTGAACGCCATTATCAGGGCCGGAAGAGGTGTGAATGCGGACGGCGTCACCTACGAGGAGCTGAAAGAGCTGCTGCCGCAGGTGATCACCCTCGCCGAACAGCACAACATGGACTTCATCTGGTACACCCCCACCCCGTACCACAAGCTCAACCCGGTAGAGATGGGCCTCGGCGTCAAATCCTGCAGCGCCGCCAGACTGACGCTCGCAGTCGAGCCCGACGGCAGCATCATACCCTGCCAGTCCTACTTTAAGCCGTTAGGTAATGCGGTGACAGACGAATTCAAGGACGTCTGGCAAAAAGAATTAGCCCTGTGCCTCAGGGGACACAAGTACGCCCCCGAGAAGTGCAAGAAGTGCATCCAGTACCCCATGTGCGGCGGCGGGTGTCCGCTCGAACTCGCCTGCGGGTTCTGAGCAAGAACTACAGTGAAGGGTTCACCACAGAGGCACAGAGAGACACAGAGGTTCACAGAGAACGGCTCACCACAGAGACACAGAGAAACACAGAGAATTATATTTAGATAACCGGATAGCTACGACTTAGGAGATAAGTCTCTGTGAACCTCTGTGCCTCTGTGGTGAATGGTCTTATTTTTTGCCGATGCCGATAGGGCAGGCGGCGGTGCACTGAGTACAATAAGACAGGGCATTCTCCGAAACTCGCCTGTGGTTGAGCTTGCAGGCGCCGCATAATTTCCGATCGACCTCGGTCTCTTTTATGGCTCCGACGGGGCAGGCGTCGATGCATTCCCGGCAGTCCCCGCAGCTCTTGTCGGGGATGACTTCAGCTATGTCTCCGATGTCGGCGTCGGTGAGGACTGCCTTTAAACGGAGCCGGGGCCCGTGGTTTTTATGGACGAACATGCGGGACTTGCCGATCCACCCGAAGCCGGCGAGGACGGCCCATACCTTGAGATAGTAAGAAGTGTACTCGGCGACCTGGAAATCAGCGTCTTCCAGTGCCTGGATGACTTTAAGCGAAGCGACGTCGAGCAGCATGGTCTCGATCGACGCCGAATAGCTGTCGGATACCCGGTAGTATATATCCTTTTTATCGTCCAGCAGGCGCTTTCCCAGAATGACCATCGTCTTAGCCGTGGGCATGATCTCCAGCGGGTTTTTAACGTTGGAGAGGCTGACCTCGCCGTCAGACCACTTGACGCCCCTGAGCAAATCCATCTCGTGCGCAGGTATCGTCGTCCTGGCCTGATCGAGGCGCAGGAAGCCGACGACCTCTAAGCCGTAGAAAGAGGCGATGTCGTGGATGGCGGCTTTCACTGCCTGAAGTTCGGAGGAGGCCATAGCAGCAGTAGATTGGAACCAGGAAAGCTTAAGGCTTTCCGCGAGCGCGGATGGCTTCAAGGCGAC harbors:
- a CDS encoding radical SAM/SPASM domain-containing protein, giving the protein MKTAKINNAKLHLREESDGSGLLVINASRILYLDRIGSDYVKYYIHYNSHKPLVGSIRDNVVLRVMMKYKVGKKTAEQDYDRLMNSVWGVASGNTCPFSSLDVKVRTPEYGDLKSPLRIDLALTYRCNNNCGHCYAGGPRQTKELSTKEWKQIIDKAQKFEVPNIVFTGGESLLREDLEELIAQAEKLGIVTGLITNGRLLTKERVAKLKKAGLDYTQITIESPDRTIHNAMCKVDCYDETVAGIKNSVQELFTTTNTTITRANKATILDLVPFLSKLGVKRFGLNAIIRAGRGVNADGVTYEELKELLPQVITLAEQHNMDFIWYTPTPYHKLNPVEMGLGVKSCSAARLTLAVEPDGSIIPCQSYFKPLGNAVTDEFKDVWQKELALCLRGHKYAPEKCKKCIQYPMCGGGCPLELACGF
- a CDS encoding 4Fe-4S dicluster domain-containing protein, with product MASSELQAVKAAIHDIASFYGLEVVGFLRLDQARTTIPAHEMDLLRGVKWSDGEVSLSNVKNPLEIMPTAKTMVILGKRLLDDKKDIYYRVSDSYSASIETMLLDVASLKVIQALEDADFQVAEYTSYYLKVWAVLAGFGWIGKSRMFVHKNHGPRLRLKAVLTDADIGDIAEVIPDKSCGDCRECIDACPVGAIKETEVDRKLCGACKLNHRRVSENALSYCTQCTAACPIGIGKK